From Hoplias malabaricus isolate fHopMal1 chromosome 11, fHopMal1.hap1, whole genome shotgun sequence, a single genomic window includes:
- the zc3h18 gene encoding zinc finger CCCH domain-containing protein 18 isoform X4: MDTPESPTQSPQSPEEEEKGLSDSELLESPESPAEEDNGVSDSELLNDEDGGRGGESDFDDEDRVEVGGRAPEEISDEDDGNMDGVAKRGMHKQEQATTMMEERPYMSRSAEQEEEEEILETPRSPDPDTPEPEQDRPFTPIEEEQDNHRQEGEEDRRQAAVGFNMSHPGLEEDDDDDEEERRQRGVMVVSDLKDESSSVSRELDEHELDYDEEVPEEPNTALQEEEDTDKGPGEGDREADEEEKDNNPEERKRKTSERNPILPPDQSDTQPKKPEDLRGPERGRRDSFRDKKKDEDDGEIDEGEIDDDDLEEGEVKDPMDRKIRPRPICRFFMKGNCTWGMICRFIHPGVNDKGNYSLISKPDPFSPNGAPPGGTGPHPLMPSNPWTAPAIEELPPPPLPVEPPVESAWERGLRHAKEVLKKATIRKEQEPDFEEKRFNVTIGEDERDFDKENEFFRDRGYRITREIRDPGEMEFRDPLYSDPYADPYYDYEMEAFWRGGQYENFRVQYTETPLPYHYSDRERERDPRERHRERERERERDHRERERRQRERERERERERDKERQRRKEEWERDRLKRDEKEGRPRERPLREPREKKEEKDKPIKPRSPTSMPPRGPMDPPPKKETVPTVKRPDEWKDPWRRSKSPRRRPGLLGSPPRGRRRHRPSGSSVSLSNSSRSSSRSSSYTGSGSSRSRSRSHSHSSSASSYSSHSSQHSSFTGSRSRSRSYSSSPSPTPSAQRNTNKIKAEQPPGHPLKPGALPPPRRDKGHPKKIPSPLLPGQPGKPQKAFTDGSKPPSTREAGRQLPVREPGKPTNIREGRRKEHPPHKPRRRTLSGSVSGSGSSYSGSSSRSRSRSSSASLSHSRSGSRKSRSLSVSSVSSVSSASSSSSSARSADTDDMYADLASPVSSASSHSPTPGHPRKERGPPRERTSTRDREPEKDRGKLPKKDENFKDERKKVDPSDLPPKAESGVPRSGPGNRGHAMNAPPVGPPGAYGSHKDIKLTLQADRSNRKRYFPADKERPTSPLNKRRALSPDRGRDRRMPGRSPLSPRMDSSRGQDSRLLPPQGERKRPLSPPPKSSGKGPAVSTGKSAAPVPATGSGSSSGKPSSTLSRREELLKQLKAVEDAIARKRAKIPGK, from the exons ATGGACACCCCTGAGAGCCCCACCCAGTCTCCGCAGTCtcctgaggaggaggagaaaggcCTATCTGACAGTGAGCTGCTGGAGTCTCCAGAGTCACCTGCTGAGGAGGACAATGGAGTCTCGGACAGCGAGTTACTgaatgatgaggatggaggaagAGGTGGCGAATCAGACTTTGATGATGAAGATAGAGTTGAAGTAGGTGGGAGAGCTCCAGAGGAAATATCTGATGAAGATGACGGTAATATGGATGGTGTTGCAAAGAGAGGAATGCACAAACAGGAGCAGGCTACCACTATGATGGAAGAAAGACCATATATGAGCAGAAGTGCTGaacaggaagaagaagaagagatcCTGGAGACTCCCAGGTCACCAGACCCTGACACACCAGAGCCTGAACAGGACCGGCCCTTCACCCCTATTGAAGAAGAACAAGACAATCACAGACAAGAGGGGGAAGAGGACAGAAGACAGGCTGCTGTTGGCTTTAACATGAGTCACCCAGGGCTGGAAGAAGATGACGACGATGATGAGGAGGAAAGAAGACAGAGGGGGGTTATGGTAGTCAGTGATTTGAAGGATGAATCGTCATCTGTTTCTAGAGAGCTGGACGAGCATGAACTGGACTATGATGAAGAAGTGCCAGAGGAACCTAATACGGCTCTTCAAGAAGAGGAGGACACAGATAAAGGTCCTGGGGAGGGAGATAGAGAAGCAGATGAGGAGGAAAAAGACAACAATcctgaagagagaaaaagaaaaacgaGTGAAAGGAATCCAATCTTGCCACCTGACCAGAGTGACACTCAGCCAAAAAAACCTGAAGACCTAAGAGGCCCAGAAAGGGGCAGGAGAGATTCCTTTCGTGATAAAAAGAAAGATGAAGATGATGGTGAGATTGATGAAGGTGAAATCGAT GATGACGATCTTGAGGAAGGTGAGGTGAAGGACCCCATGGACAGGAAGATCCGACCTAGACCTATCTGCAGGTTCTTTATGAAAG GTAATTGCACCTGGGGTATGATCTGTAGGTTTATCCACCCTGGAGTCAATGATAAAGGCAACTACTCCCTCATCTCCAAACCAGATCCGTTCTCTCCAAATGGTGCACCCCCAGGAGGCACAGGACCTCATCCACTAATGCCCTCAAACCCCTGG ACTGCTCCTGCAATAGAGGAACttcctcctccccctcttccTGTGGAGCCTCCAGTGGAGAGTGCATGGGAGAGGGGACTCAGACATGCCAAAGAG GTTTTAAAGAAAGCCACAATCCGCAAAGAGCAGGAGCCTGACTTTGAGGAAAAACGCTTTAATGTAACCATTGGTGAAGATGAAAGAGATTTTGACAAAgaaaatgagttcttcagggaTCGAGGATATCGAATCACAAGGGAAATTAGAGATCCTGG TGAAATGGAATTTAGAGACCCACTATATAG TGACCCTTATGCTGATCCTTATTACGATTATGAAATGGAAGCTTTTTGGAGAGGTGGCCAGTATGAGAACTTCAGAGTGCAGTACACAGAGACCCCTCTACCTTACCACTACAGT GATCGAGAGCGTGAGCGAGACCCACGTGAGCGCCACCGTGAGCGGGAACGTGAGCGTGAGAGAGACCACCGTGAGCGGGAGCGCAGGCAAAGAGAACGTGAGCGGGAAAGAGAACGGGAGCGAGATAAAGAGAGGCAGCGCAGAAAAGAAGAGTGGGAGCGGGACCGCCTGAAACGAGATGAAAAAGAAGGAAGACCAAGAGAACGACCACTACGAGAGCCACGCgagaagaaagaggagaaggaCAAGCCTATTAAACCACGTTCACCAACCTCTATGCCTCCCAG GGGGCCTATGGATCCACCACCCAAGAAAGAGACAGTACCCACGGTGAAACGGCCGGATGAATGGAAGGATCCTTGGCGTAGGTCTAAGTCCCCCAGGCGACGGCCAGGGCTCTTGGGATCTCCGCCACGTGGGCGTAGACGGCACAGGCCCTCTGGCTCATCTGTCTCACTTTCTAACTCCTCTCG GTCTTCATCCCGGTCTTCTTCATACACAGGCTCTGGTTCCTCGCGTTCAAGGTCCCGCTCCCATTCACACTCTTCTTCCGCCAGCTCTTACTCCTCCCACTCCTCCCAGCACAGTTCTTTCACTGGAAGCCGATCCAG ATCCAGATCCTACTCATCATCTCCCTCCCCTACACCTTCAGCTCAGAGGAACACCAACAAGATTAAGGCAGAACAGCCTCCTGG CCACCCGCTGAAGCCTGGTGCACTGCCCCCTCCACGCAGGGACAAAGGCCATCCCAAGAAAATTCCCAGTCCATTACTGCCAGGCCAGCCAGGAAAGCCCCAAAAAGCCTTTACAGATGGAAGCAAACCTCCTAGCACTCGTGAGGCAGGCAGACAACTTCCAGTCCGTGAGCCAGGAAAACCCACCAACATAAGGGAAGGCAGAAGGAAAGAGCACCCACCACACAAACCTCGCAG GCGGACGCTAAGCGGCAGTGTGAGTGGAAGTGGCAGCAGTTACTCTGGCTCCAGCTCACGTTCAAGATCTCGATCGTCGTCTGCCTCCCTTTCTCATTCCAGATCTGGATCACGCAAATCAAG GTCCCTGTCAGTAAGCAGTGTTTCCTCAGTATCGTCTGCCTCCTCCAGTAGCAGCTCAGCACGGAGTGCCGACACTGATGATATGTATGCAGATCTTGCTAGCCCAGTCTCCTCAGCCAGCTCCCATTCCCCCACACCAGGCCACCCACGGAAGGAGCGTGGCCCACCACGAGAACGAACATCCACACGGGACAGGGAGCCTGAGAAAGACAGAG GAAAACTCCCCAAGAAGGATGAGAACTTTAAAGATGAGAGGAAGAAGGTTGACCCCTCTGACCTCCCACCTAAAGCTGAATCAGGTGTGCCAAGGTCTGGACCTGGAAATCGTGGACATGCAATGAATGCACCACCAGTGGGTCCTCCAGGGGCATATGGATCACATAAGGATATCAAACTTACTCTG CAGGCAGACAGAAGTAATAGAAAGCGGTACTTCCCTGCAGACAAAGAAAGGCCAACATCCCCTCTCAACAAGAGAAGAGCATTGTCTCCTGACAGAG GTCGAGACAGGAGGATGCCTGGACGCTCACCACTCTCACCAAGAATGGATAGTTCTAGAGGCCAGGATTCTCGGCTATTGCCGCCACAAGGTGAAAG GAAGCGTCCCCTGTCTCCACCACCTAAGTCCTCTGGGAAAGGCCCTGCTGTGTCGACAGGTAAGTCTGCTGCTCCAGTGCCAGCCACTGGCTCTGGCTCCAGCTCAGGGAAACCCAGCAGTACCCTGTCCCGACGTGAGGAGCTACTGAAGCAGCTTAAGGCTGTAGAGGATGCCATTGCTCGCAAAAGAGCCAAGATCCCCGGCAAGTAA
- the zc3h18 gene encoding zinc finger CCCH domain-containing protein 18 isoform X1, whose amino-acid sequence MDTPESPTQSPQSPEEEEKGLSDSELLESPESPAEEDNGVSDSELLNDEDGGRGGESDFDDEDRVEVGGRAPEEISDEDDGNMDGVAKRGMHKQEQATTMMEERPYMSRSAEQEEEEEILETPRSPDPDTPEPEQDRPFTPIEEEQDNHRQEGEEDRRQAAVGFNMSHPGLEEDDDDDEEERRQRGVMVVSDLKDESSSVSRELDEHELDYDEEVPEEPNTALQEEEDTDKGPGEGDREADEEEKDNNPEERKRKTSERNPILPPDQSDTQPKKPEDLRGPERGRRDSFRDKKKDEDDGEIDEGEIDDDDLEEGEVKDPMDRKIRPRPICRFFMKGNCTWGMICRFIHPGVNDKGNYSLISKPDPFSPNGAPPGGTGPHPLMPSNPWTAPAIEELPPPPLPVEPPVESAWERGLRHAKEVLKKATIRKEQEPDFEEKRFNVTIGEDERDFDKENEFFRDRGYRITREIRDPGEMEFRDPLYSDPYADPYYDYEMEAFWRGGQYENFRVQYTETPLPYHYSDRERERDPRERHRERERERERDHRERERRQRERERERERERDKERQRRKEEWERDRLKRDEKEGRPRERPLREPREKKEEKDKPIKPRSPTSMPPRGPMDPPPKKETVPTVKRPDEWKDPWRRSKSPRRRPGLLGSPPRGRRRHRPSGSSVSLSNSSRSSSRSSSYTGSGSSRSRSRSHSHSSSASSYSSHSSQHSSFTGSRSRSRSYSSSPSPTPSAQRNTNKIKAEQPPGHPLKPGALPPPRRDKGHPKKIPSPLLPGQPGKPQKAFTDGSKPPSTREAGRQLPVREPGKPTNIREGRRKEHPPHKPRRRTLSGSVSGSGSSYSGSSSRSRSRSSSASLSHSRSGSRKSRSLSVSSVSSVSSASSSSSSARSADTDDMYADLASPVSSASSHSPTPGHPRKERGPPRERTSTRDREPEKDRGKLPKKDENFKDERKKVDPSDLPPKAESGVPRSGPGNRGHAMNAPPVGPPGAYGSHKDIKLTLVNKQQADRSNRKRYFPADKERPTSPLNKRRALSPDRGRDRRMPGRSPLSPRMDSSRGQDSRLLPPQGERKRPLSPPPKSSGKGPAVSTGKSAAPVPATGSGSSSGKPSSTLSRREELLKQLKAVEDAIARKRAKIPGK is encoded by the exons ATGGACACCCCTGAGAGCCCCACCCAGTCTCCGCAGTCtcctgaggaggaggagaaaggcCTATCTGACAGTGAGCTGCTGGAGTCTCCAGAGTCACCTGCTGAGGAGGACAATGGAGTCTCGGACAGCGAGTTACTgaatgatgaggatggaggaagAGGTGGCGAATCAGACTTTGATGATGAAGATAGAGTTGAAGTAGGTGGGAGAGCTCCAGAGGAAATATCTGATGAAGATGACGGTAATATGGATGGTGTTGCAAAGAGAGGAATGCACAAACAGGAGCAGGCTACCACTATGATGGAAGAAAGACCATATATGAGCAGAAGTGCTGaacaggaagaagaagaagagatcCTGGAGACTCCCAGGTCACCAGACCCTGACACACCAGAGCCTGAACAGGACCGGCCCTTCACCCCTATTGAAGAAGAACAAGACAATCACAGACAAGAGGGGGAAGAGGACAGAAGACAGGCTGCTGTTGGCTTTAACATGAGTCACCCAGGGCTGGAAGAAGATGACGACGATGATGAGGAGGAAAGAAGACAGAGGGGGGTTATGGTAGTCAGTGATTTGAAGGATGAATCGTCATCTGTTTCTAGAGAGCTGGACGAGCATGAACTGGACTATGATGAAGAAGTGCCAGAGGAACCTAATACGGCTCTTCAAGAAGAGGAGGACACAGATAAAGGTCCTGGGGAGGGAGATAGAGAAGCAGATGAGGAGGAAAAAGACAACAATcctgaagagagaaaaagaaaaacgaGTGAAAGGAATCCAATCTTGCCACCTGACCAGAGTGACACTCAGCCAAAAAAACCTGAAGACCTAAGAGGCCCAGAAAGGGGCAGGAGAGATTCCTTTCGTGATAAAAAGAAAGATGAAGATGATGGTGAGATTGATGAAGGTGAAATCGAT GATGACGATCTTGAGGAAGGTGAGGTGAAGGACCCCATGGACAGGAAGATCCGACCTAGACCTATCTGCAGGTTCTTTATGAAAG GTAATTGCACCTGGGGTATGATCTGTAGGTTTATCCACCCTGGAGTCAATGATAAAGGCAACTACTCCCTCATCTCCAAACCAGATCCGTTCTCTCCAAATGGTGCACCCCCAGGAGGCACAGGACCTCATCCACTAATGCCCTCAAACCCCTGG ACTGCTCCTGCAATAGAGGAACttcctcctccccctcttccTGTGGAGCCTCCAGTGGAGAGTGCATGGGAGAGGGGACTCAGACATGCCAAAGAG GTTTTAAAGAAAGCCACAATCCGCAAAGAGCAGGAGCCTGACTTTGAGGAAAAACGCTTTAATGTAACCATTGGTGAAGATGAAAGAGATTTTGACAAAgaaaatgagttcttcagggaTCGAGGATATCGAATCACAAGGGAAATTAGAGATCCTGG TGAAATGGAATTTAGAGACCCACTATATAG TGACCCTTATGCTGATCCTTATTACGATTATGAAATGGAAGCTTTTTGGAGAGGTGGCCAGTATGAGAACTTCAGAGTGCAGTACACAGAGACCCCTCTACCTTACCACTACAGT GATCGAGAGCGTGAGCGAGACCCACGTGAGCGCCACCGTGAGCGGGAACGTGAGCGTGAGAGAGACCACCGTGAGCGGGAGCGCAGGCAAAGAGAACGTGAGCGGGAAAGAGAACGGGAGCGAGATAAAGAGAGGCAGCGCAGAAAAGAAGAGTGGGAGCGGGACCGCCTGAAACGAGATGAAAAAGAAGGAAGACCAAGAGAACGACCACTACGAGAGCCACGCgagaagaaagaggagaaggaCAAGCCTATTAAACCACGTTCACCAACCTCTATGCCTCCCAG GGGGCCTATGGATCCACCACCCAAGAAAGAGACAGTACCCACGGTGAAACGGCCGGATGAATGGAAGGATCCTTGGCGTAGGTCTAAGTCCCCCAGGCGACGGCCAGGGCTCTTGGGATCTCCGCCACGTGGGCGTAGACGGCACAGGCCCTCTGGCTCATCTGTCTCACTTTCTAACTCCTCTCG GTCTTCATCCCGGTCTTCTTCATACACAGGCTCTGGTTCCTCGCGTTCAAGGTCCCGCTCCCATTCACACTCTTCTTCCGCCAGCTCTTACTCCTCCCACTCCTCCCAGCACAGTTCTTTCACTGGAAGCCGATCCAG ATCCAGATCCTACTCATCATCTCCCTCCCCTACACCTTCAGCTCAGAGGAACACCAACAAGATTAAGGCAGAACAGCCTCCTGG CCACCCGCTGAAGCCTGGTGCACTGCCCCCTCCACGCAGGGACAAAGGCCATCCCAAGAAAATTCCCAGTCCATTACTGCCAGGCCAGCCAGGAAAGCCCCAAAAAGCCTTTACAGATGGAAGCAAACCTCCTAGCACTCGTGAGGCAGGCAGACAACTTCCAGTCCGTGAGCCAGGAAAACCCACCAACATAAGGGAAGGCAGAAGGAAAGAGCACCCACCACACAAACCTCGCAG GCGGACGCTAAGCGGCAGTGTGAGTGGAAGTGGCAGCAGTTACTCTGGCTCCAGCTCACGTTCAAGATCTCGATCGTCGTCTGCCTCCCTTTCTCATTCCAGATCTGGATCACGCAAATCAAG GTCCCTGTCAGTAAGCAGTGTTTCCTCAGTATCGTCTGCCTCCTCCAGTAGCAGCTCAGCACGGAGTGCCGACACTGATGATATGTATGCAGATCTTGCTAGCCCAGTCTCCTCAGCCAGCTCCCATTCCCCCACACCAGGCCACCCACGGAAGGAGCGTGGCCCACCACGAGAACGAACATCCACACGGGACAGGGAGCCTGAGAAAGACAGAG GAAAACTCCCCAAGAAGGATGAGAACTTTAAAGATGAGAGGAAGAAGGTTGACCCCTCTGACCTCCCACCTAAAGCTGAATCAGGTGTGCCAAGGTCTGGACCTGGAAATCGTGGACATGCAATGAATGCACCACCAGTGGGTCCTCCAGGGGCATATGGATCACATAAGGATATCAAACTTACTCTGGTCAATAAG CAGCAGGCAGACAGAAGTAATAGAAAGCGGTACTTCCCTGCAGACAAAGAAAGGCCAACATCCCCTCTCAACAAGAGAAGAGCATTGTCTCCTGACAGAG GTCGAGACAGGAGGATGCCTGGACGCTCACCACTCTCACCAAGAATGGATAGTTCTAGAGGCCAGGATTCTCGGCTATTGCCGCCACAAGGTGAAAG GAAGCGTCCCCTGTCTCCACCACCTAAGTCCTCTGGGAAAGGCCCTGCTGTGTCGACAGGTAAGTCTGCTGCTCCAGTGCCAGCCACTGGCTCTGGCTCCAGCTCAGGGAAACCCAGCAGTACCCTGTCCCGACGTGAGGAGCTACTGAAGCAGCTTAAGGCTGTAGAGGATGCCATTGCTCGCAAAAGAGCCAAGATCCCCGGCAAGTAA
- the zc3h18 gene encoding zinc finger CCCH domain-containing protein 18 isoform X3: protein MDTPESPTQSPQSPEEEEKGLSDSELLESPESPAEEDNGVSDSELLNDEDGGRGGESDFDDEDRVEVGGRAPEEISDEDDGNMDGVAKRGMHKQEQATTMMEERPYMSRSAEQEEEEEILETPRSPDPDTPEPEQDRPFTPIEEEQDNHRQEGEEDRRQAAVGFNMSHPGLEEDDDDDEEERRQRGVMVVSDLKDESSSVSRELDEHELDYDEEVPEEPNTALQEEEDTDKGPGEGDREADEEEKDNNPEERKRKTSERNPILPPDQSDTQPKKPEDLRGPERGRRDSFRDKKKDEDDGEIDEGEIDDDDLEEGEVKDPMDRKIRPRPICRFFMKGNCTWGMICRFIHPGVNDKGNYSLISKPDPFSPNGAPPGGTGPHPLMPSNPWTAPAIEELPPPPLPVEPPVESAWERGLRHAKEVLKKATIRKEQEPDFEEKRFNVTIGEDERDFDKENEFFRDRGYRITREIRDPGEMEFRDPLYSDPYADPYYDYEMEAFWRGGQYENFRVQYTETPLPYHYSDRERERDPRERHRERERERERDHRERERRQRERERERERERDKERQRRKEEWERDRLKRDEKEGRPRERPLREPREKKEEKDKPIKPRSPTSMPPRGPMDPPPKKETVPTVKRPDEWKDPWRRSKSPRRRPGLLGSPPRGRRRHRPSGSSVSLSNSSRSSSRSSSYTGSGSSRSRSRSHSHSSSASSYSSHSSQHSSFTGSRSRSRSYSSSPSPTPSAQRNTNKIKAEQPPGHPLKPGALPPPRRDKGHPKKIPSPLLPGQPGKPQKAFTDGSKPPSTREAGRQLPVREPGKPTNIREGRRKEHPPHKPRRRTLSGSVSGSGSSYSGSSSRSRSRSSSASLSHSRSGSRKSRSLSVSSVSSVSSASSSSSSARSADTDDMYADLASPVSSASSHSPTPGHPRKERGPPRERTSTRDREPEKDRGKLPKKDENFKDERKKVDPSDLPPKAESGVPRSGPGNRGHAMNAPPVGPPGAYGSHKDIKLTLQQADRSNRKRYFPADKERPTSPLNKRRALSPDRGRDRRMPGRSPLSPRMDSSRGQDSRLLPPQGERKRPLSPPPKSSGKGPAVSTGKSAAPVPATGSGSSSGKPSSTLSRREELLKQLKAVEDAIARKRAKIPGK from the exons ATGGACACCCCTGAGAGCCCCACCCAGTCTCCGCAGTCtcctgaggaggaggagaaaggcCTATCTGACAGTGAGCTGCTGGAGTCTCCAGAGTCACCTGCTGAGGAGGACAATGGAGTCTCGGACAGCGAGTTACTgaatgatgaggatggaggaagAGGTGGCGAATCAGACTTTGATGATGAAGATAGAGTTGAAGTAGGTGGGAGAGCTCCAGAGGAAATATCTGATGAAGATGACGGTAATATGGATGGTGTTGCAAAGAGAGGAATGCACAAACAGGAGCAGGCTACCACTATGATGGAAGAAAGACCATATATGAGCAGAAGTGCTGaacaggaagaagaagaagagatcCTGGAGACTCCCAGGTCACCAGACCCTGACACACCAGAGCCTGAACAGGACCGGCCCTTCACCCCTATTGAAGAAGAACAAGACAATCACAGACAAGAGGGGGAAGAGGACAGAAGACAGGCTGCTGTTGGCTTTAACATGAGTCACCCAGGGCTGGAAGAAGATGACGACGATGATGAGGAGGAAAGAAGACAGAGGGGGGTTATGGTAGTCAGTGATTTGAAGGATGAATCGTCATCTGTTTCTAGAGAGCTGGACGAGCATGAACTGGACTATGATGAAGAAGTGCCAGAGGAACCTAATACGGCTCTTCAAGAAGAGGAGGACACAGATAAAGGTCCTGGGGAGGGAGATAGAGAAGCAGATGAGGAGGAAAAAGACAACAATcctgaagagagaaaaagaaaaacgaGTGAAAGGAATCCAATCTTGCCACCTGACCAGAGTGACACTCAGCCAAAAAAACCTGAAGACCTAAGAGGCCCAGAAAGGGGCAGGAGAGATTCCTTTCGTGATAAAAAGAAAGATGAAGATGATGGTGAGATTGATGAAGGTGAAATCGAT GATGACGATCTTGAGGAAGGTGAGGTGAAGGACCCCATGGACAGGAAGATCCGACCTAGACCTATCTGCAGGTTCTTTATGAAAG GTAATTGCACCTGGGGTATGATCTGTAGGTTTATCCACCCTGGAGTCAATGATAAAGGCAACTACTCCCTCATCTCCAAACCAGATCCGTTCTCTCCAAATGGTGCACCCCCAGGAGGCACAGGACCTCATCCACTAATGCCCTCAAACCCCTGG ACTGCTCCTGCAATAGAGGAACttcctcctccccctcttccTGTGGAGCCTCCAGTGGAGAGTGCATGGGAGAGGGGACTCAGACATGCCAAAGAG GTTTTAAAGAAAGCCACAATCCGCAAAGAGCAGGAGCCTGACTTTGAGGAAAAACGCTTTAATGTAACCATTGGTGAAGATGAAAGAGATTTTGACAAAgaaaatgagttcttcagggaTCGAGGATATCGAATCACAAGGGAAATTAGAGATCCTGG TGAAATGGAATTTAGAGACCCACTATATAG TGACCCTTATGCTGATCCTTATTACGATTATGAAATGGAAGCTTTTTGGAGAGGTGGCCAGTATGAGAACTTCAGAGTGCAGTACACAGAGACCCCTCTACCTTACCACTACAGT GATCGAGAGCGTGAGCGAGACCCACGTGAGCGCCACCGTGAGCGGGAACGTGAGCGTGAGAGAGACCACCGTGAGCGGGAGCGCAGGCAAAGAGAACGTGAGCGGGAAAGAGAACGGGAGCGAGATAAAGAGAGGCAGCGCAGAAAAGAAGAGTGGGAGCGGGACCGCCTGAAACGAGATGAAAAAGAAGGAAGACCAAGAGAACGACCACTACGAGAGCCACGCgagaagaaagaggagaaggaCAAGCCTATTAAACCACGTTCACCAACCTCTATGCCTCCCAG GGGGCCTATGGATCCACCACCCAAGAAAGAGACAGTACCCACGGTGAAACGGCCGGATGAATGGAAGGATCCTTGGCGTAGGTCTAAGTCCCCCAGGCGACGGCCAGGGCTCTTGGGATCTCCGCCACGTGGGCGTAGACGGCACAGGCCCTCTGGCTCATCTGTCTCACTTTCTAACTCCTCTCG GTCTTCATCCCGGTCTTCTTCATACACAGGCTCTGGTTCCTCGCGTTCAAGGTCCCGCTCCCATTCACACTCTTCTTCCGCCAGCTCTTACTCCTCCCACTCCTCCCAGCACAGTTCTTTCACTGGAAGCCGATCCAG ATCCAGATCCTACTCATCATCTCCCTCCCCTACACCTTCAGCTCAGAGGAACACCAACAAGATTAAGGCAGAACAGCCTCCTGG CCACCCGCTGAAGCCTGGTGCACTGCCCCCTCCACGCAGGGACAAAGGCCATCCCAAGAAAATTCCCAGTCCATTACTGCCAGGCCAGCCAGGAAAGCCCCAAAAAGCCTTTACAGATGGAAGCAAACCTCCTAGCACTCGTGAGGCAGGCAGACAACTTCCAGTCCGTGAGCCAGGAAAACCCACCAACATAAGGGAAGGCAGAAGGAAAGAGCACCCACCACACAAACCTCGCAG GCGGACGCTAAGCGGCAGTGTGAGTGGAAGTGGCAGCAGTTACTCTGGCTCCAGCTCACGTTCAAGATCTCGATCGTCGTCTGCCTCCCTTTCTCATTCCAGATCTGGATCACGCAAATCAAG GTCCCTGTCAGTAAGCAGTGTTTCCTCAGTATCGTCTGCCTCCTCCAGTAGCAGCTCAGCACGGAGTGCCGACACTGATGATATGTATGCAGATCTTGCTAGCCCAGTCTCCTCAGCCAGCTCCCATTCCCCCACACCAGGCCACCCACGGAAGGAGCGTGGCCCACCACGAGAACGAACATCCACACGGGACAGGGAGCCTGAGAAAGACAGAG GAAAACTCCCCAAGAAGGATGAGAACTTTAAAGATGAGAGGAAGAAGGTTGACCCCTCTGACCTCCCACCTAAAGCTGAATCAGGTGTGCCAAGGTCTGGACCTGGAAATCGTGGACATGCAATGAATGCACCACCAGTGGGTCCTCCAGGGGCATATGGATCACATAAGGATATCAAACTTACTCTG CAGCAGGCAGACAGAAGTAATAGAAAGCGGTACTTCCCTGCAGACAAAGAAAGGCCAACATCCCCTCTCAACAAGAGAAGAGCATTGTCTCCTGACAGAG GTCGAGACAGGAGGATGCCTGGACGCTCACCACTCTCACCAAGAATGGATAGTTCTAGAGGCCAGGATTCTCGGCTATTGCCGCCACAAGGTGAAAG GAAGCGTCCCCTGTCTCCACCACCTAAGTCCTCTGGGAAAGGCCCTGCTGTGTCGACAGGTAAGTCTGCTGCTCCAGTGCCAGCCACTGGCTCTGGCTCCAGCTCAGGGAAACCCAGCAGTACCCTGTCCCGACGTGAGGAGCTACTGAAGCAGCTTAAGGCTGTAGAGGATGCCATTGCTCGCAAAAGAGCCAAGATCCCCGGCAAGTAA